A stretch of the Salmo salar chromosome ssa20, Ssal_v3.1, whole genome shotgun sequence genome encodes the following:
- the LOC106580378 gene encoding uncharacterized protein: MNAGTRLGECTNQTLKTAMGKSLNWYQEGWENNLKITETPPDVLEVVKPDQNSFEDHPQAPTEKDVEVFDQMRLNIDKAQEKQKESSRSRIKKGNKCYEIRANDLVWRKDKRKARPGKPCCSFAPSWGHYLLKVTSVEANNLLQLEQLDDRPQNALTLLTSVKPNRQRPSTVRAQEVSLEELGVLPNTQTWIHMMSSITNHPPTSHYIIYSYCCCHYLLIKCFAVLYWAHNM; encoded by the exons ATGAATGCTGGAACAAG GCTTGGTGAATGTACCAACCAGACCCTCAAGACTGCCATGGGCAAGTCCCTTAATTGGTACCAGGAAGGGTGGGAGAACAACCTGAAG ATCACTGAAACCCCACCTGATGTGCTGGAAGTCGTCAAACCAGACCAGAATTCCTTTGAGGACCACCCTCAGGCACCGACTGAGAAGGATGTGGAGGTTTTTGACCAG ATGAGACTGAACATCGACAAGGCccaggagaaacagaaggagagctCCCGGAGCAGAATCAAGAAGGGGAACAAGTGCTACGAGATCCGGGCGAATGACTTGGTTTGGAGGAAGGACAAAAGGAAGGCGAGACCTGGGAAACCTTGCTGCTCTTTCGCTCCTAGCTGGGGTCACTATCTGTTAAA GGTTACCTCGGTGGAAGCCAACAATCTTCTTCAGTTGGAGCAGTTGGACGATCGACCACAAAACGCACTGACGCTCCTCACTTCAGTGAAGCCCAATAGACAAA GACCATCGACTGTCCGAGCCCAAGAGGTATCCCTTGAG gaGCTAGGGGTTCTGCCCAACACCCAGACGTGGATCCACATGATGTCCTCCATTACTAACCACCCTCCAACTTCTCATTACATAATCTACAGCTACtgttgttgtcattatctgcTAATAAAGTGTTTTGCTGTATTATACTGGGCACATAATATGTGA